The following proteins are encoded in a genomic region of Brachypodium distachyon strain Bd21 chromosome 1, Brachypodium_distachyon_v3.0, whole genome shotgun sequence:
- the LOC100843415 gene encoding acetylajmalan esterase, which produces MASSAASSSSSVFALLGAVFALHLCCCHGRQGVAAIYSLGDSITDTGNLVKEAPPGAFETIKHLPYGVTLGYPTGRCSDGLLMIDFLAQDMGLPFLNPYLGKNKSFDHGVNFAVAGATAMDPAGLFGPRSFSMPFTVSSLKLQLRWFKDFLKSSFATDEDIRKRLQSSIVLVGEIGGNDYNYAFFTNKNVSDVEKLIPAVVQTIIDAAKEVLDMGASRVIIPGNFPIGCIPGYLTTMGSSEPSDYDSTGCLREMNLFAAKHNSKLQQAIAGLRSSYPNASIAYADYYNSFFSILKSASSLGFDANSTRMACCGAGGKYNYDERKMCGMEGTTACAEPSAYLSWDGIHMTQAAYKAMSRLIYHGRYLQPQILNFPEKKGKK; this is translated from the exons ATGGCTTCCTCTgcagcctcctcttcctcctctgttttCGCGCTCCTCGGCGCTGTTTTTGCTTTACACTTGTGCTGCTGCCACGGCCGGCAAGGCGTGGCTGCGATATACAGCTTGGGCGACTCCATCACGGACACGGGGAACCTGGTGAAGGAGGCGCCCCCCGGCGCGTTCGAGACCATCAAGCACCTCCCCTACGGCGTCACACTCGGCTACCCCACCGGCCGGTGCTCCGACGGCCTCCTCATGATCGACTTCCTAG CTCAGGACATGGGTCTCCCGTTCCTGAACCCATACCTGGGGAAGAACAAGAGCTTCGACCACGGCGTGAACTTCGCCGTGGCAGGAGCCACCGCCATGGACCCCGCCGGCCTGTTCGGGCCGCGCAGCTTCTCCATGCCTTTCACCGTCAGCTCACTCAAGCTGCAGCTTCGATGGTTCAAGGACTTCTTGAAGTCCAGCTTCGCCACTGATGAAG ATATACGCAAAAGGCTCCAATCTTCTATTGTCTTGGTCGGGGAGATCGGAGGAAACGACTACAACTACGCGTTCTTCACCAACAAGAACGTCAGCGATGTTGAGAAGCTAATCCCAGCTGTCGTTCAGACAATCATAGACGCAGCTAAG GAAGTGCTTGACATGGGCGCAAGCAGAGTCATCATCCCGGGCAACTTCCCCATCGGCTGCATTCCTGGTTACCTGACGACAATGGGGTCCTCGGAGCCGTCGGACTATGACTCCACGGGGTGCCTCAGGGAGATGAACCTCTTCGCCGCCAAGCACAACTCCAAGCTCCAGCAAGCCATTGCCGGTCTCCGATCATCATACCCCAACGCGTCGATCGCCTACGCCGACTACTACAACTCTTTCTTCAGCATCCTCAAAAGCGCATCATCGCTCG GTTTCGACGCGAACAGCACACGCATGGCGTGCTGCGGAGCCGGAGGCAAGTACAACTACGACGAGAGGAAGATGTGTGGCATGGAGGGGACAACGGCGTGCGCAGAGCCGTCGGCGTACCTGAGCTGGGACGGCATACACATGACGCAGGCGGCGTACAAGGCCATGTCCAGGCTCATCTACCACGGGAGGTACCTGCAGCCGCAGATACTGAACTTCCCTGAGAAAAAGGGGAAGAAATAA
- the LOC100843113 gene encoding uncharacterized protein At2g39910, with protein MPPAAAAASAALPREELLGIASPLRELLAAAPYAPPEGSSTSIKSLLASLLPFPSQPSTGGARQEAVDLLLLCAAARAASAEAPALHWVPEGLSKGAADAMEEMAAAGGWHGVAEMVVAMMTEAVPPLKAVLKDTNTDAEGDVIGAATPPKEHAVVAAHQFRWLLSQVNYPKLGDLCWLVIPCALTALDHWSPDVKEQGVVSFMHIAKNVKVTELSLYEDAILDACCNYIPADDDLWYHIVEVSVLLLTCTQRSNPRSPWYDRMLSAMLGHLERQPLNQKRRIAWLTLIGPVLDAMGLFLLAHFRLLFSLCFQWMHADDDQTVLLVLERIHTVVKLTWIRKSPYTSRLVDELVLLYKESAMRKSREVIRNHIVETLMLLQKCKGQQFEKAWKKHEVDTDLTLLLSRFNDLCMQDI; from the exons ATGccacccgctgccgccgccgcctcggcggCTCTCCCCCGGGAGGAGCTCCTCGGCATCGCCTCGCCGCTTCGCGAGTTGCTCGCCGCGGCGCCCTACGCGCCCCCAGAgggctcctccacctccatcaAATCCCTTCTagcctccctcctcccgttCCCCTCCCAACCCTCGACCGGCGGGGCACGCCAGGAGGCCGTGGACCTCCTCCTATtatgcgccgccgcccgtgcggCCTCCGCGGAAGCCCCCGCGCTGCACTGGGTCCCCGAGGGACTCTCGAAGGGGGCGGCGGATGcgatggaggagatggccgcgGCGGGAGGATGGCACGGTGTGGCGGAGATGGTGGTGGCGATGATGACGGAGGCGGTGCCGCCGCTGAAGGCCGTGCTGAAGGATACCAACACGGACGCCGAGGGCGACGTGATTGGCGCCGCGACGCCGCCCAAGGAGCACGCAGTTGTCGCCGCGCACCAGTTCCGGTGGCTGTTGTCTCAG GTTAATTACCCAAAGCTTGGGGATCTTTGTTGGTTAGTCATTCCATGTGCTTTGACGGCATTGGACCATTGGTCACCGGATGTGAAG GAACAGGGAGTGGTTAGCTTCATGCACATAGCAAAGAATGTGAAAGTGACAGAATTAAGTTTGTACGAAGATGCAATACTTGATGCGTGTTGCAATTACATTCCTGCAGATGATGACTTATGGTATCACATTGTTGAGGTATCTGTGCTGCTGTTGACATGCACACAAAGAAGTAATCCTCGTAGCCCTTG GTACGATCGAATGCTTAGCGCAATGTTGGGCCACCTGGAACGGCAACCACTAAACCAAAAACGTCGTATTGCATGGCTTACCCTTATCGGGCCAGTTTTGGATGCTATGGGCCTCTTCCTATTGGCGCATTTCCGTCTCCTTTTCTCTCTGTGTTTCCAATGGATGCATGCTGATGATGATCAAACAGTTCTTCTG GTTTTGGAGCGAATTCATACAGTTGTTAAGCTCACCTGGATAAGAAAGTCACCTTACACTTCAAG GCTGGTAGATGAGCTTGTTCTTTTATATAAAGAGTCAGCCATGCGTAAGAGCCGTGAGGTCATCCGAAATCACATAGTGGAAACACTCATGCTACTCCAGAA ATGCAAGGGACAGCAGTTTGAGAAAGCTTGGAAGAAGCATGAAGTTGACACAGATTTAACATTGCTGCTATCCCGTTTCAACGATTTATGCATGCAAGATATATAG